Part of the Kineococcus aurantiacus genome, TCAGTCGGCGAAGTTCGGAACCGCCCCCCGGGCGTCGGGGACGCGGTCGTGCGGTTCCTGCCACGCCTCCTGCCGGCCCAGTGCCGTCATGTCCAGGAACGCGTAGGCACCGCCGAGCTGCTCGGTGCCCCGCGCGAAGGTGGAGTACGTGTGGAAGACGCGGCCGCCGTCGGTGAGGAAGCAGCTGTACCCGGGCACCTCCCCCGGCTGCTCCAGCGCCCAGCCCATCCCCGCGGCGCGCAGCTCGTCGGCGTCCCGGTGGTTCAGCTGGACCGGGGCGACGCCGGGGTCCAGCGTGGCGTGGAAGTCGTGGTTGAACCGGCTGCCGTGCGAGCTGACCCACGGGAACGTCCAGCCGCGCGCCGCCGCGGAGGCGGCGAGTTTCCCGTACGGGGCGCGCGAGACGGCCGTGAACGTCGTGCGCCGCGCGTTCAGGTGCCTCAGCAGGCCGTCGCTGAGCTCGTCCAGCGCGGCCGTGCAGGACGGGCACACCTCGTCCCAGGACGGGTCGAACATGACGTGCTGGACGACGAGCTGGTCGCGGCCGGCGAACAGGTCCAGCAGGCCGACCTCGCCGTCGGGGCCGGTGAAGCGGTGGTCGGTGGTGACCTGCACCATCGGCAGCCGCCGCCGGTCGGCGGCCAGGGCGTCCTGGGCGCGGGTCAGCTCCTTCTCCCGGACCAGCAGGTCCTTGCGGGCGCGCAGCCACTCCTCGCGCGTGGTGACCTCCGGCAGAGCCACGGTGTCCTCCTCCGTCGTGCCGACGTGCTCCTGACGAGGTGGTGACTCCGCCGGGGGCCCGGACTCAGCGGTGCTCGTCGGGCACGACCGTGCGGTCCACGGGTTCGGGGTCGGCGGGCTGCACGCTGAGGCTGGGGAAGTCCGCCAGCGGCCCGGCCTCCTCCCGGTCCCAGTCGTCGAACGTCAGGCCGCTCTGCAGGTAGACCGCGAGGAGCCGGGCGAGGGCGACGAGGCCGTCGACGTGGGCGCGCTCGTGCCCGTGGCTGGAGTCCAGGCCGAACCCGAGCAGCGCGTGCCGGGCCTCGATGCCGGCCTCCAGCGCGGGGGCGGCGTCGGAGCGGTAGTGCCGGTACACGTCGCGGACCGCGGGGATGCCGTGCTCGCGGGCCAGGGCGTGCAGGCGCCGGGACAGGTGGTAGTCGAAGGGCCCGGTCATGTCGAGCATCGCGACGCTGGCCAGTTCCTCACGGGAGTTCTGGCCCTCGGCGACCACGGCGTTGTCGACGGCGACCAGTTCGGCGACGTCGGGGGCCAGGCCGTGGGTGGCGCCGAACCCGACCTCCTCGCCGATGGTGACGAGGAACTGGGCGCTCACCGCGAGCGGCAGGTCGGCGTCGCGCAGCGCCTTCAGCGCCGCCAGGCACGCCGCGAGCCCGGCCTTGTCGTCGAGGTGCCGGGACTTGACGTAGCCGCGGCGGGTCAGCTGCGGGGCCGCGTCGAGGGCCACGTGGTCACCGACCTCGATGCCCAGGGCGCGCACGTCCCCGGCCGACTCGACCGGTTCGTCGATGCGGACCTCGACGTACGGCCACCCGACGCCCTGGGTGTCGATCTCGTCGCCGAAGGTGTGCCCGCTGCTCTTCAGCGGCAGGACCGTCCCCGTGTACACGCGGTCGTGGTCGTCGGTGAAGATCGTCACGTGGGCGCCCTCGGAGAACCGGGCGCTGTGGCTGCCGACGGGCACGACCTCCAGCCGGCCCGACGGCTTCACGCGCTTGACCATCAGCCCGATGGTGTCGGCGTGCACGACGACGGCGCGGTGCACCCCCTCGCTGCGGCCCCGCAGCGTCGCGCGCAGGATGCCGCGGCGCGTGAGGTCGAACGGCAGCCCCAGGGCGGCGATGTGGTCGCCGACGGCCTGCATCACGGCGTCGGTGCGGCCCGAGGGGCTGGGGATGCGCAGCATCTCCATGAGCGTGCTCGTGAGGTACTCGACGTCGATGCTGACGTCGACGGGCTGGGGGGTGTCGGCGGTGCTCATCGCGGTCGATGCTGCCAGGCGGGGCGGGCGGACGGCGCGGGAGG contains:
- a CDS encoding osmoprotectant NAGGN system M42 family peptidase, encoding MSTADTPQPVDVSIDVEYLTSTLMEMLRIPSPSGRTDAVMQAVGDHIAALGLPFDLTRRGILRATLRGRSEGVHRAVVVHADTIGLMVKRVKPSGRLEVVPVGSHSARFSEGAHVTIFTDDHDRVYTGTVLPLKSSGHTFGDEIDTQGVGWPYVEVRIDEPVESAGDVRALGIEVGDHVALDAAPQLTRRGYVKSRHLDDKAGLAACLAALKALRDADLPLAVSAQFLVTIGEEVGFGATHGLAPDVAELVAVDNAVVAEGQNSREELASVAMLDMTGPFDYHLSRRLHALAREHGIPAVRDVYRHYRSDAAPALEAGIEARHALLGFGLDSSHGHERAHVDGLVALARLLAVYLQSGLTFDDWDREEAGPLADFPSLSVQPADPEPVDRTVVPDEHR
- a CDS encoding DUF899 family protein encodes the protein MALPEVTTREEWLRARKDLLVREKELTRAQDALAADRRRLPMVQVTTDHRFTGPDGEVGLLDLFAGRDQLVVQHVMFDPSWDEVCPSCTAALDELSDGLLRHLNARRTTFTAVSRAPYGKLAASAAARGWTFPWVSSHGSRFNHDFHATLDPGVAPVQLNHRDADELRAAGMGWALEQPGEVPGYSCFLTDGGRVFHTYSTFARGTEQLGGAYAFLDMTALGRQEAWQEPHDRVPDARGAVPNFAD